A region from the Aegilops tauschii subsp. strangulata cultivar AL8/78 chromosome 5, Aet v6.0, whole genome shotgun sequence genome encodes:
- the LOC141022649 gene encoding protein FAR1-RELATED SEQUENCE 5-like, with protein sequence MAYLDEKAKEDPDFFYRIRLDDEDRVRNMYWVDGAARRAYKHFRDCISFEATYLTNMYKMPCAPFIGINNHNQSLQSGCGLVRNEDTDGYVWLFKTFLECMGGLAPMNIITDQDFSMRASIEEVFPLAVHRHCRWHIIKKAKETLGLFFADRPDLHKAFELCVDHSLTVEEFERSWMAMIETYQTTQRSEGFNVVLKRYMSPGNSLLQFAKQYTALQQKILGSELQQEANTALKQPKLLTYLPMERQMSKIYTNTIFNKFQEEIRRASMYTAFQVDEHTFKVCSIMGMSDSEPEDPDKGRNYFVKASISEGEYYCQCCKFERDGIVCCHILKVMDLNVVTRMPRHFIRQRWNWDADDALAPQTSNAVLAVHDERPESTMEAVRHVVLTKNYVELIDEACKSDETAKAAEKHRKALKRELDEIKKRKAEEALHRFPRTSSVPSSTGPSSENSEVGSGTASTQTQVRNPPRSITEGRPKEIRYKSGLEIQAKHKKPKKGTGNP encoded by the exons ATGGCCTACCTCGATGAGAAAGCGAAGGAAGATCCAGATTTCTTCTACAGGATAAGATTGGACGATGAGGACCGTGTCAGGAACATGTATTGGGTGGATGGTGCTGCAAGAAGAGCCTACAAACATTTCCGAGATTGCATTTCATTCGAAGCGACATATCTCACTAATATGTACAAGATGCCATGCGCTCCATTCATAGGAATAAATAACCACAATCAGTCGTTGCAGTCCGGATGCGGGCTCGTTCGGAACGAAGACACGGATGGGTACGTTTGGTTGTTCAAGACCTTCTTGGAGTGCATGGGTGGACTTGCTCCGATGAACATAATAACAGACCAGGATTTTAGCATGCGTGCAAGCATAGAGGAGGTCTTTCCGTTGGCAGTGCACAGGCACTGCAGGTGGCACATTATAAAGAAGGCTAAGGAGACACTAGGACTGTTCTTTGCTGACCGTCCAGACCTGCACAAGGCATTCGAGCTGTGCGTGGACCACAGCTTGACGGTGGAGGAGTTTGAAAGGAGCTGGATGGCTATGATTGAAACATATCAA ACTACACAGCGCAGTGAGGGGTTCAATGTTGTTTTGAAGCGGTACATGAGCCCTGGCAACTCATTACTACAGTTTGCCAAACAGTACACCGCTTTGCAACAAAAAATACTGGGATCCGAGCTACAGCAAGAAGCAAACACCGCGCTCAAGCAGCCAAAATTGCTAACGTATTTACCAATGGAGAGGCAGATGAGCAAGATATACACCAACACGATTTTTAACAA ATTCCAGGAAGAAATAAGGCGTGCCAGCATGTACACGGCTTTCCAGGTGGACGAACATACATTCAAGGTGTGTTCTATCATGGGCATGTCGGATTCAGAACCTGAAGACCCGGACAAGGGAAGGAACTACTTTGTGAAGGCATCGATAAGCGAAGGCGAATACTACTGCCAATGCTGCAAATTCGAACGGGACGGGATTGTGTGCTGTCACATTCTAAAAGTAATGGACTTGAACGTGGTGACACGAATGCCCCGCCATTTCATAAGGCAGCGATGGAATTGGGACGCTGACGACGCATTGGCGCCGCAAACATCAAACGCAGTTTTGGCCGTGCATGACGAGAGACCAGAGTCAACCATGGAAGCCGTGAGGCATGTTGTGTTGACAAAGAACTATGTTGAACTAATTGATGAAGCGTGCAAGAGTGATGAGACAGCAAAGGCCGCAGAAAAACACAGGAAGGCCCTCAAAAGAGAGCTTGATGAGATCAAGAAGAGGAAAGCTGAGGAAGCCTTACACAGGTTCCCCCGCACATCAAGTGTGCCTTCATCCACAGGGCCATCATCTGAAAACTCAGAGGTAGGATCTGGAACAGCAAGCACACAAACACAGGTTAGGAACCCGCCCCGTTCCATCACAGAAGGGCGTCCAAAAGAGATAAGATACAAATCGGGATTGGAGATTCAAGCAAAACATAAGAAACCAAAGAAAGGGACGGGCAATCCGTAA